GATTTTTTCCCAAAAGTCTATGCTCAGCAAAAGTTTGAGGATGAGCAGAGCATCATTCGGGAAGGCAAGATTGTGCATAAGGATGAGCACGACGAGCAAGAGGAGGGACAGGTCGCATGGTCCACGACAACCAAGATGCCTCTCACGGATGATGCGGGAAACATCATTGGAACCTTTGGACTTTCCCGGGACATAACGGACAAAAAACTGGCGGAAGAACGTTTGCTCGCGCTTGCGCACGATCTTCGGGAAAAAAATGAGCAGATTGAGTCAGATCTTGAGATGGCGCGCAAGCTGCAGACAGCATTTATTCCGACCAGCTATCCCGTTTTTCGCTGGGGTCACTCCATGGAAAAAAGTGCGTTGGGTTTTTCCCATCGCTATGTGCCGTCGGAGAAGTTGGCCGGAGATTTTTTTCAGGTGATCCCGATCTCGAGCACCAAAGCGGGGATACTGATCTGCGATGTGATGGGACATGGGATTCGGGCATCACTGGTCACGGCGATCCTGCGAGGGTTGATCGGGGAGTTAAAACTGATCACCCCTTACCCCCACGTATTCCTGCGCAAGGTCAATCGAAGCCTCAGCACGGTGCTGACTCAGCTGGACATCACCTTGTTCGTAACGGCATTTTACGGTGTGATCGATCTTGATCGTGGTTTCATCCACTACGCCAACGCCGGGCATCCGTCACCAGTATTGGCAAATCGGCGCAATGGGACCGCTGCATTTCTGCCCGCTGTTGCAGAGTCACCTGAACCTGCTCTTGGATTGATCGATGGCTACAAATATGCCTACCAATCGGTTTCCATCGCACCCGAGCAATCCCTCTTCTTTTACACCGATGGTGTCGTTGAGGTGGAAAACGATGAAGGTGAAGAATTTGGGTATGATCGCTTGCTGAAGGTTTTTCAAAACCTTCGACCTGAAGATACGCAAGGTGTTCTGGATCGATTGATTCACACCATCAATCACTTCTCCAATGACGCCAAACTGAAGGATGACATGTGCATCATTCGCGTCAATGTGGACGCAGTGGTGAAGGATTGAGAATGAAGTCTGGCCGAGGATGCGCGCGGGGAATCGTTTTGCGTGAGCGCTCCATGTGATGGCTCAATGCTGGAATGCGGCACCGGAGACAGACATCTCGAGCGTGTAGATGGAACCCATTGCCGTAATAAACAAAGTGCGGTGTTCAGGACCTGCAAAAGTGACATTGGCGGTCCAGTTCTCGGGCACGGGAATATTTCCAAGAAGCTTTCCTTTAGGAGAAAACACAGTGACTCCATCACCCGTCAGGTAGAGGTTCCCATCGGCATCAAGCGTCATACCATCCGAACCGAGTTCACAGAAAAGACGCTTGTCGGAGAGTTCTCCCTGTTCATCAATGGTATAGACCCAGGTTTGCTTGGCCCCAATGTCGGCCACAAAGAGCTGCCGGCCATCTGGAGTTCCGATAATACCATTGGGCTGTTGCAGCCCGGTTTCGACGGGGATGGCTTCGGTTGAGCCGACTGGCAGTCGATAAACATGCTGGCCGGGTTGCTCAGGGGCTTCGCGATTGTTCCAGTACGGTCGTTTGTAGAACGGGTCGGTGAAATAGAGACTACCATCGGGGTGGACCCAGACGTCATTGGGGCCATTGAGCAGTTTGCCTGAAAACCCGGCAACCCTGACAGTGACTGCAAGCGTATCCACATCAATGCTCCACAACTCCCCATCGGCGTCCGCACAGGCGTAGAGCGTGGGTTGAGGGTGGGTTGTGAACCAGAGGCCATTGGAGCGACCACTGGGTTCCATGAATACGCTGACCTCACCCGTGCTCGCATTCCAGAGATGAATGCGGTCATTGGGTTGATCTGTGAAATAGACATTTCCTGCCGTATCTGCAGCTGGACCTTCGGTGAAGGCAAAGTTGGATGACACGCACCTGAGTTCGGCACCGGGAGCAATCGGGAGGGTGGCTGCGAGGGAAAACGGAAGCATGCAGATGGCGAGAAGTGTGAGAATTCGATGGGTAAGATTCATGGCAAGATGGGGATGGTGTGCTCGAAAGCGAAATCCTACGCAGCTTTGTTAATGGCTCAACCCGAAAGCGAGCGATTTTGCACGACAATATTTGCTCCAGTTTTGGGAACGCCAGATCAGACGAATGTAGAAGTGAATTTTCCTCAGCCAGATTCAGCGTCCATCAAGTCCAATGCGGCGGACATCACCGAGTCGACCCTGAGCTGTTGCATGCAATCATAGCGTCCGTTACAGGTGGGATGTTTGCGGCATGGGGCGCAAGGCAGGGATTCATAGAGAATGCGGACGTGTGGATGACTCCCGGTTTCGGTGTAGGGAACGGTTGAACCAAACAGGCAGACCGTCGGACGTTTTTGCGCGATGCTCATGTGGGTCATGCCCGTATCCACTCCGACGCAGAGCCTGGCACGAGCAATGAATGCGGCACTGTCCGGAATGGAAAGAAAACGCTCTCCGGCAAGATTGATGACAGCGGCAGGGGATCGGAGTTGCTGTATGATGCGGTGTGACGCCTCGCGATCACCCGGACCTCCCAGCAGCACACAGGGAATTTGGGTCTGTTGCCACCAGCGATCGATCCAATCGACCCAATGGGATTCGATCCAGTGCTTTTGGGGACGGGTGGTGAAGGGAAAAAGAGCTACAAAAGCGTGAGGGTGCAGTGAAAATTCTGCCAGTGTTTGTTCAACGTTGATTGCCGATGTTGGTGGCAATCCCAGCTCCATGTCGAAGGGTTCTGTCGGCAGATCCAGAAATGCGGCAATGTCGAGATATTCCGAACTGATACGGGGTTTTCCGTGAATTTTGGGTACATTGTCGTGAACCATGAACTGAGCCCCTTCACGTGCACCGCAACCGATACGGTAGTGTGCTCCGGATGACCAGGCGATGAGACCACTCTTCAAGAGTCCCTGGGTATCCACGACCCAGTCATAGCGTCGTTTTCGAATTTCCCGGAGTGCGGAAACCCACTCGCGCATGAGTGTGAGATAGTGCCGCTCCCGTGAAAGCTGCTTAAAGCGTCGGGTAGGCCAGCTGATTGCTTCCCTCAGTTCGGGATGGTGGGAAACCAGATCCCTGGACTCAGGCTGCACGAGCCAGTCGATGCGAGCATCCGGAAACTTGCGCCGAAATGCACGAATCAGTGGGGTTGCCATGACATTATCTCCGATCGCGCTCAAGCGGATGATCAGGATGGATGTTGGGGTTTTCCGACTGCGCGGGTGTGGCATTACTCTTGGATTTGGTGTCAGAAGGACTGTGAGTTGGGGATTGGATCAAATCATTCGCACGGGAATCCCCATCTGACTCATGTGTTGTTTCACTTGCTGGATGGTGAAAGTTCCAAAATGGAAAATGGATGCGGCGAGTACCGCATCGGCTTTTCCGATGTGAATGGCATCGACCAGATGATCGAGTGTACCAGCTCCTCCCGATGCAATGACGGGCACCTGCACCGCCTCGCTGATGGTGCAGTTGAGTTCATTGTCATATCCGCTCTGCATGCCGTCCTGGTCCATGCTTGTCAGTAAAATTTCCCCGGCTCCGCGCTTGACGACTTCCCTTGCCCAATCGACAGCGTTCCATTCGGTGGCATTCCTTCCACCATGAGTGTAAATGCGCCAACCGCCCAGCTCGGGATCGCGCTTCGCATCCATGGCCACTACAATGCAGGAAGTGCCAAAGCGTTCGGCTGCCAGATTCACAAGATTGGGGTTTTGTAGAGCAGAGGTATTCAGGCTCACCTTGTCGGCGCCGGAGTGCAGCATCGCAGTGATGTCTTCCAGCGAACGCAGTCCGCCGCCCACGGTCAGTGGCATGAAGCATTCGGA
The DNA window shown above is from Puniceicoccaceae bacterium and carries:
- a CDS encoding SpoIIE family protein phosphatase, with protein sequence MKKEHQQKLDAIRESLQQSQPEIDGQLLTEALLEAYELGARENKQQMLYLNHLMRHLPDRIYFKDLSSRFITGNDAFIRYFGVTTEDEVVGKTDFDFFPKVYAQQKFEDEQSIIREGKIVHKDEHDEQEEGQVAWSTTTKMPLTDDAGNIIGTFGLSRDITDKKLAEERLLALAHDLREKNEQIESDLEMARKLQTAFIPTSYPVFRWGHSMEKSALGFSHRYVPSEKLAGDFFQVIPISSTKAGILICDVMGHGIRASLVTAILRGLIGELKLITPYPHVFLRKVNRSLSTVLTQLDITLFVTAFYGVIDLDRGFIHYANAGHPSPVLANRRNGTAAFLPAVAESPEPALGLIDGYKYAYQSVSIAPEQSLFFYTDGVVEVENDEGEEFGYDRLLKVFQNLRPEDTQGVLDRLIHTINHFSNDAKLKDDMCIIRVNVDAVVKD
- a CDS encoding SMP-30/gluconolactonase/LRE family protein, with amino-acid sequence MNLTHRILTLLAICMLPFSLAATLPIAPGAELRCVSSNFAFTEGPAADTAGNVYFTDQPNDRIHLWNASTGEVSVFMEPSGRSNGLWFTTHPQPTLYACADADGELWSIDVDTLAVTVRVAGFSGKLLNGPNDVWVHPDGSLYFTDPFYKRPYWNNREAPEQPGQHVYRLPVGSTEAIPVETGLQQPNGIIGTPDGRQLFVADIGAKQTWVYTIDEQGELSDKRLFCELGSDGMTLDADGNLYLTGDGVTVFSPKGKLLGNIPVPENWTANVTFAGPEHRTLFITAMGSIYTLEMSVSGAAFQH
- a CDS encoding glycosyltransferase family 9 protein, coding for MPHPRSRKTPTSILIIRLSAIGDNVMATPLIRAFRRKFPDARIDWLVQPESRDLVSHHPELREAISWPTRRFKQLSRERHYLTLMREWVSALREIRKRRYDWVVDTQGLLKSGLIAWSSGAHYRIGCGAREGAQFMVHDNVPKIHGKPRISSEYLDIAAFLDLPTEPFDMELGLPPTSAINVEQTLAEFSLHPHAFVALFPFTTRPQKHWIESHWVDWIDRWWQQTQIPCVLLGGPGDREASHRIIQQLRSPAAVINLAGERFLSIPDSAAFIARARLCVGVDTGMTHMSIAQKRPTVCLFGSTVPYTETGSHPHVRILYESLPCAPCRKHPTCNGRYDCMQQLRVDSVMSAALDLMDAESG
- the hisF gene encoding imidazole glycerol phosphate synthase subunit HisF, translating into MLSKRIIPCLDVTEGRVVKGIRFQELRDAGDPVETAKAYEQQGADELVFLDITASSDNRSIMHEVVERTASECFMPLTVGGGLRSLEDITAMLHSGADKVSLNTSALQNPNLVNLAAERFGTSCIVVAMDAKRDPELGGWRIYTHGGRNATEWNAVDWAREVVKRGAGEILLTSMDQDGMQSGYDNELNCTISEAVQVPVIASGGAGTLDHLVDAIHIGKADAVLAASIFHFGTFTIQQVKQHMSQMGIPVRMI